The genomic stretch AAAGCAGACCGATGAAGATTCTGAATGGCAGCTACCTCTTTTTCGATCTCTCCCATATGTCTTGCAGTCCCCATCTGTTCGTGCATCCGGTACTTGATCAGCGGGATATCCACACATCCAAGTTCATAAAACGGAAGTAATCTAAGCCACATCTCATAATCATGTGCATAGCGGAAATTCGGATTGAACAGTCCCACTTTACCAAATACCTGCATAGCCAGCATGACGGAACAACCGTTGATCGGACAATACGATAAAAGAGTATGAATCATGTCTGACCTGCTACCGAGTTTCGGATAGATCGTTTCGGTCTGCTCACTGAGTGAATTCATATAATGATAAGCCGATTGGGTAAAAGATAAGCCTTTTTCAATCATATAATTCACTTGTGTCTCCACTTTATGGGGAAGAAACGCATCATCACTGCTCAGCCAGGCAAAATACTGCCCCTTTGCATGTACAATTCCTGTATTTAGTGCCGTAGCTGTCCCGCCATTCACTTTTCGGATATAGCGAATTTGATCTTCATAAGGTGTAATGAGTTCTGTATGCTGAGTTGATCCATCATCTACAACAATAATTTCAATATGGGGATAGGTCTGCTGTAAAGCACTCTCGATGGCTTCTCCAATATATTTGCAATTATAAAAGGGAATGACGATGGTCACGACAGGTTTGCTAATCACAAGCATCTCACCTCACTTTTACTCATCAAGGATCTTCCAGGCCAATAGGGCATCAACAGGCTCGTGTTCTGTTCCATAGGACTCCTCGAAAGAGGGGTTCTTCTGATTATGAAATCCTTTAAGGACAATGACCTGATATCCAATGCTCTCGAGTTCCTCTGCTTCCCAACCGCTGTAATGATTCTGATACACTTCACCCTGTAAGTTGTAATGATCGACTCCTTCTTGATGAAAAAAACCGCGCGGTGTAAAAATAACAATCCGATTTTTGGCGATTTTTTCGGCTTGCTGAAGGATTGAGATTCCCTCTTCTTTTGTAAAGTGTTCCAAAGAATCAATCATGGTTACCGCAGAAAATGATTTGGGAAGAAATAATTGATCTAATATTTTCGCATCTGCATTCAGAGGGATGACATGGGGAGCTCGGCAGACGCGATGTTCCAGATAGGGCCGGTGGATATCCAGTGCTACTATGAGCCTGGACTCGTAATATTCTAGTAAAACACCTAGACCGCTGCCAACATCAAGCACACTATCTGAGAACCGAAGCAGTTCACTGAGTAATGGTAAAAAATCAGACTTCTGTATTTCATGATACACTCGCTTTCCCCCTTCCCTACCGTCCTTGCACTTGAATCATCTTCTGAATCTGTTCCGCATACCTCTTTTGAATCATTCGAATTTCTTGCTGGATTGCATCTGCATATTTAACAGACCCCATGCCATGATGTTTACGGTAGGCTGTCAGCGGTTCTGGCAAATAGGGAACTGAATATCCCTTTAGCAAAACACGGTACCACAAATCATAATCATGCGTATACGGAAGAGATTCATCGAACAATCCGATGTTCTGAACCAGTGATTTATGAAACATAACCGTACATCCATTCACCGGATTTCCTGTAAGAAAAACTCGCAGCATTTCTTTGTCTGTCATGGGAGAAATGCCGGCACGGTGCTGGGTGACACTGCTATCTTCATTAATATAATTAAAATTGGTATGAGAAATGACAGCCTGCTGATTCATCATGAACTGCACTTGTTTCTCTATTTTCTCTGGATAGAACCGGTCATCCGAGCTGAGCCAAACGATGTACTCTCCAGAGGCATACCGAATTCCGTGATTGAGTGCGGAAGCCGTTCCGCCATTCGCCTTACCAAGATAATAAATAAAAGGCAGATAGGGATGAATTTGTTCTGTATACTGTGTAGATCCGTCATCCACTACGATAATTTCTACCATAGAATACGTTTGGCTGAGTGCACTGCGAATGGCTTGCGAAATATAGGGACAGTTATAGAAAGGAATGACCACCGTGACCAGAGGGAGCGAATTCATGCTTGCCCTCCTTCCTTACTTCGGCGAAAGCGATGATCTTGTAGTACATCTTTTATAGAAGAAGCGAATGGAATTTCTGGTTTCCACCCTATTTTGCTAAGAGAAGCGAAGGAAGAAGAATCATCTTCTACTGCCGATATACCTCCAGGACCAGAAGAAGGCGCTCCCCAGAGCAGAGGTACCTGCGCTTTTGTATAAGAAAGGAGTAAGTCCGCGATCTCTCCAAGTGTTCTTTCTTTCCCTGAAATAACAGGATAGATTCTGCCTGGCTCCCCATTCAGCAAAAGCGCAACATATGCCCGGACCGCATCCCGCACATCTAAATAATCACGAGCATCCGTACGGGATGATAAGCGAAAAGGAGTTGGATTTTCCCCTTGTTCAGCCGAAACCACATGGGCAGCAAGCAGTGAACATATGCCTGTCGAAGGCCCGGGCCCAATTAGATTTCCTGGTTCAGCGTAGATCATCTGCTGGCTGTACATCGCTGAGAATGACATAGAAACGAGTTCTTCCATGTACTTACTGAGACTATAAGGATGAGGAGGCGATAGCGGGAGATCTGGGACAGGAATGTATTTGAGACGTGAACCAACGATGACTGCCCGGCATTCGGGCAGTGTTCGCATGGCATCGAGCAGATAAAGCGGGGACATCACATTCATTTCAATCGTAGATACGGGGTCTGCCCAGGAGACAGGTACGGAATTCTGTCCTGCTAGATGTAAGATATAATCAGGCTGAGTACGACTCACCAGCTGATTCACGGCCTGACGATCCCTTAGATCACATAAATGGACGGTTACCTGATCATCTTGCCAATCTGCAGAAAGTGACCGGGTGACGGCCGCAACCTTTGTACCACAGGCACGTAGCAGCTGAACTGCATGCCGGCCTGTAAATCCAGAAGCACCGGTTACCAGCACGACTTTGTCTTTCAGCCTTGTTGTATCCATTCCTTCAGCTCCTTCAGCATGTCACGATAAGACGGCAGAAGAGGGTTTACATCCTCCCGAGTGACAGCGAGGGTTCGATCCTGTACAAACGTACTATTAGGGACGATTACTGTTTCTTTGAGATCCCATATTTCTTTGAAAAGTAATAACAGCTCATACTTCGATACGGGTTCAGGATGAGCCAGATGAATCAGACCCGACACTTTTGAAGTCATATACTCATCCACCACCTTAGCAAGCATGAGTGTAGTCACTCCATTCCACCTTGCCTTCGCATACCCTTGCACAACCCCTTTTTGCTGAAAGAACCAATGCATGAGACCGATCCCATTCTTCCGCACTTCCGGCCCAATGATGGAGGTACGTATCGTAAGATGACCCGGGGAACGAACTTCCCCGAGTGATTTAGTAATCGCATATATCGTATCTCCATCTGGTAAATCCTCTTCTGTATATCCTCCTGACCGGTCCCCTTTAAATACACAATCTGTGCTGATATGAATGAGTTTTGCACCGATTTGATCAGCTAGATTCGCAAGGCGGTGCGGTAAAAATCCATTGACATGGTAGGCTTGAATTATATTTTTTTCTGCATATTGATTTAAAATCCCCACTGCATTGATAATGACATCAGGTTGAACCGCTTTTACGAGCAGATCGACGCTGTGAATATCATTCACATCCAGGATTAGTCCATTCGGATCTTTCTTATTACGAGATGTATAAAACACCGTGTGTTTTCCTTGTTGTTTGAAATATTGAACCATCATGTGGCCTGCCATACCCTGACCACCAATTATGAGCAGTTTCATCCAAGGAACCCCCCGCGCTGCAGGATTTCCTTAATCTCCTCTTTCGACATCAGATTAAATTCGGAACTGAAGCTGGAGAAGGTCACCGGCTCGTAGTGTTTATAGTGTTCTTTTAGTTCAGGCAGATTAATGGTCGGAAGAATGACAAGGTATTTTTCATCATAAACAACGGTTGTTCTGCTCTCGAACTCGCTCATCAGGATTTCGTGAATTTTTTCTCCCGGCCGAGTACCTCGTTCCACGATTTGAACACCAGATACCGCTGCATCTTCGATTAATACTTCTGCTAGATCTACAATTTTGCAGGTAGGCATCGTCATTACAAAAATTTCACCGCCCACACTTTTTACAGAAGCATCAAATAAAAGCGATATCGCATCACGCAGCGTAAGAAAGAACCGTGTCATCTCCATATCCGTAATCGATACTACACCTTTATTCTTAATCTGATCCTTAAACAGATGGACTACACTTCCGTTCGTACCCAGCACATTACCGCCCCGCACGGTTACGAATGCTGTTTTGCTGCGGAGTAAGTTCGCATATACAATCAGCTTTTCTCCAATCGCCTTTGTCATTCCATAAAAGTTCGATGGGTTTGCTGCTTTATCCGTGGAAATATAGATCACTTTCTTTACTTCATTCTCTACTGCTGCCTCAATCACATTCTGAGTACCAATGACATTGGTTTTCAGCGCTTCATAAGGCTGATCTTCGCAGACAGGGACATGTTTCAGTGCTGCTAGATGATAGACATAATCCACTTCTTTACAAGCGGCAACGAGGGCTTCCTTATCCCTGATATCTCCAATACAAAAACTGAGGCGGCTGTCTTCAAATTCACGGCTCATGGCTACTTGACTCGATTCGCCGCGAGAATATACGATGACTTCCTTCGGATTTAAAGTCAGTAATTGAGTGATTAATTCATGCCCCCAGGAACCAGTACCTCCGGTAACGAGAATACGTTGATTTTCAAACATGCAGCTTCCCTCCAAGCAGAAATTTAACTACTTTATCCGATACATCTTTAGCGAGATACCCTTTTGGACACTCCCAAGAACGATTTAGTTCCATCATCAGCGCTGCGGATGCAGCAATTCGTTCTGCTTCAAGCCCTGATACAATGTTACTTCCGCAATCGACGGTCTCTGGCCGTTCTGTCGTCTTACGCATGGTCACCGTAGGCACTCCCATAATGCAGCACTCTTCCTGGACTGTTCCGCTGTCCGTTAAAGCGCAGCATGCATTTTGCTCCAGTAAAAGAAAATCGAAAAATCCGAAGGGCTCATGAAATTCTACTAAGGGATGCATCGTCAGCTTCAAATGTTCTTTAATCCGTGCTGCGGTACGAGGGTGAATACTGCAAATGATCCGTTTTCCATGTTTCTCTGCTACGAGATTGAGTCCTGTCATAATAGCTGCTAGATGCGCGGGATGATCTACATTTTCTGCTCTATGGGCGGTAACGAGAAAGTACTCTCCTTTTTCAAGGCCCAAGGTTTTCATAATTTTGCTGTCCAGCATACGATTTTCATAATGCTTCATTACTTCATATATGGGATTGCCCGTGAGCACGATTCGCTGACTAGGAACACCTTCCCGGATTAAATGTGCTTTGCTTTGTTCTGTATAAGGCATATTAATGCTTGATATAGCGTCAATTACCCGGCGGTTTTTCTCTTCGGGTACATCGAGGTCATAACACCGATTCCCTGCTTCCATGTGAATGACCGGTATACCCATTCTCTCTGCGAGAATGGCAGATAAAGCACTGTTCGTATCTCCTAGCAGCAAGATTTTATCTGGCTTTTCCTGTACCAGAATTTTTTCCAGCTGACTGAACATGGCAGACAATTGCTCACCAAGCGTAGCTGCTTCATCCTGAAGTACATAATCTGGAGATCGCAGGCCTAATTCTCTAAAAAATTGACCGCTGAGACTTTCTGTGAAATTCTGTCCTGTATGCACAAGGATGTGACGATCTGCATAACGGTCCAGCTTAGGAATAATAAGACTCAGCCGGATAATTTCCGGCCTTGTTCCAAGTACCGTCATAATCTTCAAGGTGACCCCTCCTTTTTCATGAAGTCAACTTTCGTTTTTTCTGAGACCTCTGAGGCTTCATGACAGAACGTGTTTGCTTCCTTTTATTTTTCTTCAATGGCTTTATCTTCGTGTTATTTCTAGATTTTTTACCGTTTTTTTTCAGCCGCGCAGAGCTTGATTTTTTCTTTCGTTGCTGCATTATCCTTCTCTTACTTTTCACCGGTTTACGCTTTTTGGCATGAGTTCGCAGACGAGCAGAGGGTGTACCAAACCAATCTGGGAATTGGCTCATGAGTTGACGAATCATGTCTTCTGCACGGTTTTTATATGCTTCTGCACCGTATCGCTGCTCTGCGGCTATTTTGCTCCGTTCGCCCGTACGCGCCGTTTCCTCTGGATTTTGGATACAGACAGCCATTCTGCTTGCTAAGTCCGAAGCACTACCCGGCTCAGCAAGTAAATGCGAATTACCGACAGCCTCCATCATCTCCTGAAGACCTCCCTGTCCAAAGGCAACAACCGGTGTTCCAAAGTAGAGACTCTCCAGTGCCGTCATCCCAAAACCTTCTTTGACCATACTCGGAACGGCGGTAAGATCCATCGCACAGTACGCTTCGCTGACTTGTTCAAGAAAAGGAGTAAAGATGAATTGTTGGCGGTATCTCGATTCAGCGATCAATCTCACACATTCGTTGTAATAGACCTCATCGACTGGGTTTCCTATAATCCAAAACCTGCTATGGGGATAGGATTCACATAAAGACAGAGCACTTTGTACGAAAGGCAGTAACCCTTTAGCATCGTATATAAAAGTGGAAATATAACCAACGCAGAAATGTTCGGGCGATAGTCCAATCATGCTGCGCCTTGTTGCTCGAAGAACATTCCACTGATGAATTGCAGCAAGAGAAGCATCCCATGTGGGAGATAATATGGTGGATTTTGCGGAGATATTGCTGCCTTGTAAAGGTTCGAAGACGGTTTGCGAGATGCCGATGACCCAGTTGCTGAACTCATCAATGATCTTTATGGATTCCCCCGTATACGCGTTCATGGTAATCGTTTCAGTAATTTTCCAAATCACCGGGATGTAAAGCATTCGTGCTGCCATAGCAGGTACCGCATTCACACAGGTATTCGTGAGTACGATTTGAGGGGATTCTTTTTGCAGCAGACGGATCACAGCGTGGGAAGACGGGGTATGCATTAACTGATCTGCCTCTTGTCTAAGCCCCTCATGGGGAGTGTAGATGTTGTGAAGCAGTTCATAAGACTGGACTTTTACTCGAATTCCATTCTTTCGAGCTAGCAAGGAAATCATTCCTTCATTAGGGACCACGAGTACACAGCGAAAGTAAGGCCTCATTTCTTGGCAAAAGCGAAGCAGCAGCTTTTCTGCCCCCGTAATACTTTGGCTGTGACTGATATGACTGAATAACATTAATTTCGGCTTTTGTGTCATCTCGGGCGTACAACCTTCCTGCTTACTTGCCTAACTATAGCCAGCGAAAGGATGTGCGTCGTTCACCTCCTTCGTTTGTGCGTTTGAAGGATCATGGCTCTACCTCAATATATGAAATACGGCAAATGACGGCACGACATATGCACCGTATCATTCGCACATAATTTACAGCATACTCGCTATGAGCCGAATATCGTCTGAAGCAGGGATTCCATGCGGTGATGATAGGAATGCTCTTTCCAGGTACGCTCAAAACCTCTGAGCGCAATAGCTCTCCGTTTATCTTCATTAGCAAGATAGTATTCAATTTTGTCCATCATCTCAGCAGCCGTCTCATATGTTTCAATCTCTACTCCAGGTTTATAAAAACGGGCTAAGTCTCCTCTGGCATCGGTAAGCTGCAGGGTTGCACAGGCTGAAATTTCAAAGGTACGGGGGTTCGGTGATAAAGCAGGGATTTTAAGACTATTATTATTTACAGAATCGTCTTCATGGGAACGGTGTAAGTTGAGCACAATCTTTGTTCCGTTATACACCTCTTTTGTCTCCTCTGGACTCATCCAGCGATTCAGTTCAATCTTGTGTTTATATTTTTTAAAGTCAGGGAGTCGATCCCACCATATTCCGTTGAATACAGTTTGATGCGACATGATTTGCGGGAGGAGAGGATTGAAATAATTCACACGGTTCCAATATCCTGACCCAATGAAGCTGATATCTCTGCGATGAAGGGCAGGCATTTTACTCGGGTGAAACTGGGGGAGGTAAGCAGCAAAAGGTAAATAATGCACTTCTGAACATCCATGACTCTCGTATAACTCGATACAATTCAGTTCAAGTGTGAATACATAATCGTAACGGGGAGCAATATTTAGCGTTATATCTGTATAATAAGGATCATCTGTCAGCCAAATTGCTGTTTGTATTCCTTGATTTCGGATGGCATCTACCTGTTCTACCGGAAAGTACATTCCATCTAAGACCAGCACGAGATCAGGCTTTAGCAAGGCTGTCATTTCTGCAACGGGTTCATGAGGTTCTGCTGTATGAAGAGTCGTAACCATGTCTCGTAACGTCCCTCTTATTGCCTCGTCCAGAGGCGAGTAAGGAAATCCCTTACCTGAGGAAACATATAGGACGTGTAGAGGTCGTACAGGCGAAGGCTCGACTGCTCGGTTCATTATAAAATGAGCGCGGCCGCGCAAATACCCATCATCATAACCTCGTTGAAAAGATGTACTCTGATTCGCTGGATTTACGGAATACGGTAACCGCTTCGGTCTTGCTCGTACTGTTTTCTTTCTTGAAGCCTTTACTCGCTTTATGGCCACCTCATTCACCCACCTTCTTCTTATCTCTTCATCTGTTCACGAAGTGAATAGTTTACAAATAACTCAGCAGCATCTGAATGCGCGTCTGAAAGGTATGCTTCTCATGCGTTGTATATAGACTTCTCCAAGCAACAGCTAGCCTTTCTTCTTCATTCTTAAGATAATAGGAAATCTTATCCTGCAGCTCAGCACTATTTTCATAAGTCTCTATATCGTATCCAGGTCTGTAGTAATTCGGTAAATCCTCTCTTATATCTGTGATTTGCAGGGTTCCACAGGCATTCATTTCATACGTTCTGGGATTAATAGAACCTGCTGCAATCTGATGAGTGTTCCGATTATCCAGCCCATATTCATGGGGTCTATGCATATTAATCACGATTTTTGCTCCGTTGTAGTAATCTACCGTTTCCACTGGAGGAATCCAGTCCGGCTTGATAAAAGAAGCGAGTAAGTCTTGCCTCTGCAGTCTGCTCCACTGTCCCCCTGCAATCAGGACACGCTTATTACTTAGAAAAGGAGCAAGTTCATCGAATAAAGAAATTCGATTCCAGAATCCATTGCCGATAAAGCAGACATCATACTGGACATCTGAGGATATTTTACGAGGTGAGAAAAGAGAGGTGTTTACCCCGAGCGGAACATGATGGACATGCTTAGCCCCCTGGTTCTGATAGAAGGGTACCGCCCTAATTTCATGGGTGAAGACAAGATCGTAATGCAGACAAATGTCTGCTGTAGCTTCTGTAAAATATGGATCATCTACAAACCAGATCGCTGTACGAATACCTAGTGCACGAATCTCATCTATCTGTGATAAATGGTTCTCCGGAAAGACATGAAGACCATTCATAACGAGTACAAGATCCGGCCTATGAATAGCCGCATATTCTTTCATATGAGCTGCATTCACGACGATACATTTAGAAACAGTCATTTGAAGCGCAGCAATCACACCGCCATCAATCGCTTCAAAACCTTGCGGTACATAAAGTACCTTCATGTTTCGAATCACGGTCTCCGGCTGCTTTACTCTCTGAAGGATGGCTTCACACCCGCCAAGCCGAACCCCTTCCGCATAACCATCAAGATAACTTTGCTTCCTTCTTGTATTTTTCACCTCGCACTCACCTATCTCTCTCTGTACATTAGTTCATGTAGTCCTTCTAACTATATGCCCTAAGGTCAAATGCATCATGGACGTGTGTCCAGAAACTAAGAAAATTGGCGTTTGTACGGCAGACATTTGTCTAAACTGCGTTATGTATATGTAAGTCTAACTTGAGTGACTTGTCCTCCCGAAAATAGAGCCTAAGCCGTCATCTTGAACGTCTGTTTTGTCTAACACAGACAAAGATGACAGCCCTCATGAGCTTAGATCTCTTCACCTTGATAAGCGAGTGCATGACCATCTTCGAACCCTTTGGCAAATCCGACGTTGAACCCCTCGTTGTAAGCATCGTTGTAGGATTTGTGTCCGGTTTTTTTTGCTGAGGAGTGTCGTCTCCCGGTAGTTTTTCGAGAGACCTTTCGTTTTCCGTTCTTTTTTTTGATGAGTGAAGAGGTTTTTTTTCTCAATAGAGATTTGTTCTTCTGCCCTGCCGCCTTCTTCTTTTTCTTCGCAAGTCTCACTGATTTCGGCACCGAACGAGTTGCCTTTTTGACAGCACCTTTTTTTAAGGTCCCCACTTTTGAAGACTTTTTTCTTGTCATCCTCATTCCTCCTGTCTAAGTTCAGTCTTGGGACGTGCCCTTGCATGGCAGTCGCTTATTTGCGAACCATGGAGGTGCTGGAGTTCCCTTATTCAGTGGACTAAACTTCATCAGCCCAGCCATCTCTGCCATCTCTAGGCGACAACGTTCAATAAGAAGGATATGCTCAGGCAGACGCTCCTCGCCCTCGGTGGAGCTCATCAGCTCATAGCGATCGCCAATGATGGTCAGTATCCGTGACAGTGCTAGCTGACTCCTTGTCATCGACTCAAGAAAGGCGATTTTCGCTTCTTTTTCTTTGGATAGTAAATTCATCTTTATCCCTTACCATTATCATAGTCCATCATCATTTGATCATAGCCATTCTCTTCACTCTGATGAAGCAGTGCTTTCAAATTCTTGTTCAGTCCTGCTTCCATACGGTTAATACCTTCAAGCAGTTCAAGCAACTGCTCCTGTAGTTTAAGAGAGACCGTTAGTTGATCCTCATGACTGTCATAGGTGGCAGCGCTTAAGTGATTGACAGACCAATTTCTCATCTTTTCTGCTTCGAGTGCTTTCGCCTCCAAGA from Paenibacillus polygoni encodes the following:
- a CDS encoding glycosyltransferase family 2 protein, with protein sequence MISKPVVTIVIPFYNCKYIGEAIESALQQTYPHIEIIVVDDGSTQHTELITPYEDQIRYIRKVNGGTATALNTGIVHAKGQYFAWLSSDDAFLPHKVETQVNYMIEKGLSFTQSAYHYMNSLSEQTETIYPKLGSRSDMIHTLLSYCPINGCSVMLAMQVFGKVGLFNPNFRYAHDYEMWLRLLPFYELGCVDIPLIKYRMHEQMGTARHMGEIEKEVAAIQNLHRSALLSLL
- a CDS encoding class I SAM-dependent methyltransferase: MYHEIQKSDFLPLLSELLRFSDSVLDVGSGLGVLLEYYESRLIVALDIHRPYLEHRVCRAPHVIPLNADAKILDQLFLPKSFSAVTMIDSLEHFTKEEGISILQQAEKIAKNRIVIFTPRGFFHQEGVDHYNLQGEVYQNHYSGWEAEELESIGYQVIVLKGFHNQKNPSFEESYGTEHEPVDALLAWKILDE
- a CDS encoding glycosyltransferase — encoded protein: MNSLPLVTVVIPFYNCPYISQAIRSALSQTYSMVEIIVVDDGSTQYTEQIHPYLPFIYYLGKANGGTASALNHGIRYASGEYIVWLSSDDRFYPEKIEKQVQFMMNQQAVISHTNFNYINEDSSVTQHRAGISPMTDKEMLRVFLTGNPVNGCTVMFHKSLVQNIGLFDESLPYTHDYDLWYRVLLKGYSVPYLPEPLTAYRKHHGMGSVKYADAIQQEIRMIQKRYAEQIQKMIQVQGR
- a CDS encoding NAD-dependent epimerase/dehydratase family protein; translated protein: MDTTRLKDKVVLVTGASGFTGRHAVQLLRACGTKVAAVTRSLSADWQDDQVTVHLCDLRDRQAVNQLVSRTQPDYILHLAGQNSVPVSWADPVSTIEMNVMSPLYLLDAMRTLPECRAVIVGSRLKYIPVPDLPLSPPHPYSLSKYMEELVSMSFSAMYSQQMIYAEPGNLIGPGPSTGICSLLAAHVVSAEQGENPTPFRLSSRTDARDYLDVRDAVRAYVALLLNGEPGRIYPVISGKERTLGEIADLLLSYTKAQVPLLWGAPSSGPGGISAVEDDSSSFASLSKIGWKPEIPFASSIKDVLQDHRFRRSKEGGQA
- a CDS encoding dTDP-4-dehydrorhamnose reductase family protein — translated: MKLLIIGGQGMAGHMMVQYFKQQGKHTVFYTSRNKKDPNGLILDVNDIHSVDLLVKAVQPDVIINAVGILNQYAEKNIIQAYHVNGFLPHRLANLADQIGAKLIHISTDCVFKGDRSGGYTEEDLPDGDTIYAITKSLGEVRSPGHLTIRTSIIGPEVRKNGIGLMHWFFQQKGVVQGYAKARWNGVTTLMLAKVVDEYMTSKVSGLIHLAHPEPVSKYELLLLFKEIWDLKETVIVPNSTFVQDRTLAVTREDVNPLLPSYRDMLKELKEWIQQG
- a CDS encoding polysaccharide biosynthesis protein yields the protein MFENQRILVTGGTGSWGHELITQLLTLNPKEVIVYSRGESSQVAMSREFEDSRLSFCIGDIRDKEALVAACKEVDYVYHLAALKHVPVCEDQPYEALKTNVIGTQNVIEAAVENEVKKVIYISTDKAANPSNFYGMTKAIGEKLIVYANLLRSKTAFVTVRGGNVLGTNGSVVHLFKDQIKNKGVVSITDMEMTRFFLTLRDAISLLFDASVKSVGGEIFVMTMPTCKIVDLAEVLIEDAAVSGVQIVERGTRPGEKIHEILMSEFESRTTVVYDEKYLVILPTINLPELKEHYKHYEPVTFSSFSSEFNLMSKEEIKEILQRGGFLG
- the wecB gene encoding non-hydrolyzing UDP-N-acetylglucosamine 2-epimerase, which translates into the protein MKIMTVLGTRPEIIRLSLIIPKLDRYADRHILVHTGQNFTESLSGQFFRELGLRSPDYVLQDEAATLGEQLSAMFSQLEKILVQEKPDKILLLGDTNSALSAILAERMGIPVIHMEAGNRCYDLDVPEEKNRRVIDAISSINMPYTEQSKAHLIREGVPSQRIVLTGNPIYEVMKHYENRMLDSKIMKTLGLEKGEYFLVTAHRAENVDHPAHLAAIMTGLNLVAEKHGKRIICSIHPRTAARIKEHLKLTMHPLVEFHEPFGFFDFLLLEQNACCALTDSGTVQEECCIMGVPTVTMRKTTERPETVDCGSNIVSGLEAERIAASAALMMELNRSWECPKGYLAKDVSDKVVKFLLGGKLHV
- a CDS encoding glycosyltransferase family 4 protein; amino-acid sequence: MTQKPKLMLFSHISHSQSITGAEKLLLRFCQEMRPYFRCVLVVPNEGMISLLARKNGIRVKVQSYELLHNIYTPHEGLRQEADQLMHTPSSHAVIRLLQKESPQIVLTNTCVNAVPAMAARMLYIPVIWKITETITMNAYTGESIKIIDEFSNWVIGISQTVFEPLQGSNISAKSTILSPTWDASLAAIHQWNVLRATRRSMIGLSPEHFCVGYISTFIYDAKGLLPFVQSALSLCESYPHSRFWIIGNPVDEVYYNECVRLIAESRYRQQFIFTPFLEQVSEAYCAMDLTAVPSMVKEGFGMTALESLYFGTPVVAFGQGGLQEMMEAVGNSHLLAEPGSASDLASRMAVCIQNPEETARTGERSKIAAEQRYGAEAYKNRAEDMIRQLMSQFPDWFGTPSARLRTHAKKRKPVKSKRRIMQQRKKKSSSARLKKNGKKSRNNTKIKPLKKNKRKQTRSVMKPQRSQKKRKLTS
- a CDS encoding CgeB family protein — encoded protein: MKRVKASRKKTVRARPKRLPYSVNPANQSTSFQRGYDDGYLRGRAHFIMNRAVEPSPVRPLHVLYVSSGKGFPYSPLDEAIRGTLRDMVTTLHTAEPHEPVAEMTALLKPDLVLVLDGMYFPVEQVDAIRNQGIQTAIWLTDDPYYTDITLNIAPRYDYVFTLELNCIELYESHGCSEVHYLPFAAYLPQFHPSKMPALHRRDISFIGSGYWNRVNYFNPLLPQIMSHQTVFNGIWWDRLPDFKKYKHKIELNRWMSPEETKEVYNGTKIVLNLHRSHEDDSVNNNSLKIPALSPNPRTFEISACATLQLTDARGDLARFYKPGVEIETYETAAEMMDKIEYYLANEDKRRAIALRGFERTWKEHSYHHRMESLLQTIFGS
- a CDS encoding CgeB family protein, whose protein sequence is MKNTRRKQSYLDGYAEGVRLGGCEAILQRVKQPETVIRNMKVLYVPQGFEAIDGGVIAALQMTVSKCIVVNAAHMKEYAAIHRPDLVLVMNGLHVFPENHLSQIDEIRALGIRTAIWFVDDPYFTEATADICLHYDLVFTHEIRAVPFYQNQGAKHVHHVPLGVNTSLFSPRKISSDVQYDVCFIGNGFWNRISLFDELAPFLSNKRVLIAGGQWSRLQRQDLLASFIKPDWIPPVETVDYYNGAKIVINMHRPHEYGLDNRNTHQIAAGSINPRTYEMNACGTLQITDIREDLPNYYRPGYDIETYENSAELQDKISYYLKNEEERLAVAWRSLYTTHEKHTFQTRIQMLLSYL
- a CDS encoding restriction endonuclease subunit S, with protein sequence MNREKSLLQMLDAAVKVQHNISLILEAKALEAEKMRNWSVNHLSAATYDSHEDQLTVSLKLQEQLLELLEGINRMEAGLNKNLKALLHQSEENGYDQMMMDYDNGKG